In one window of Niallia sp. Man26 DNA:
- a CDS encoding histidine kinase N-terminal 7TM domain-containing protein, producing MYNELIFYILLVIVAGSLSLFLYIFSYFKLKGAPGARFYQYATLFSSIFSFFYVFELSSTSLKTIKLWVTIEYLVMPFIPAFLFLMCLEYVGQKLKQWNYYILFLIPCFTIFMQATNDLHHLYYSSVALRSDVPFPILKLEYGPLFYVHAFYMFFCLTVSIITLLQQLKNASFMFRIQIVTMSAGLIFPIIANYFYLNNLSPYGIDLGPVSMSLSFIFHSIALLTFKMFNVMPIFRDTVFERMKEGVIVLNQNGVILDYNDAILPIIPSLNASVIGKPLSSLLIGNQKLMKIIDKGVDCDYEWNQGNRNIYHQVHFSLVEDNRLGKIGKIVSFVNITEKIEMQKMLKQLASIDGLTQVYNRTYFLKKAEEMLSASTIQANVSLIMFDIDFFKKINDQYGHEAGDIVLSHVAKVAKKTIRDEDIIGRYGGEEFIILLPETSLNEAYRLANVIRLKVSESFATVHEINIYTTLSLGVSHTAFITNDAAETIQTLMREADAALYTAKRSGRNNAQMFLPEFIKQ from the coding sequence ATGTATAACGAATTGATTTTTTATATACTATTGGTTATTGTTGCAGGTTCTTTAAGCTTATTTCTGTACATATTTTCCTACTTTAAGCTGAAAGGTGCACCAGGTGCCAGATTTTATCAATATGCAACTTTATTTTCCTCTATATTTTCCTTTTTTTATGTCTTTGAGTTATCAAGCACCTCTCTTAAGACAATAAAACTTTGGGTAACTATTGAGTATCTTGTTATGCCTTTTATTCCGGCCTTTCTCTTTTTAATGTGTTTGGAATACGTTGGCCAAAAGCTAAAGCAGTGGAACTATTACATCCTATTTCTAATTCCATGCTTTACAATTTTCATGCAAGCAACCAATGACCTTCACCATCTGTACTACTCTTCTGTTGCGCTAAGAAGCGATGTACCGTTTCCTATCTTAAAGTTGGAATATGGACCATTATTTTATGTTCATGCTTTTTATATGTTCTTCTGTTTAACTGTTAGTATTATTACATTGCTACAACAACTGAAAAATGCTTCCTTTATGTTTCGAATACAAATAGTTACTATGTCAGCAGGCTTAATTTTCCCAATTATTGCAAATTATTTTTACTTAAACAATCTAAGCCCTTATGGAATTGATCTTGGACCAGTATCCATGAGCTTATCCTTTATATTTCATTCTATTGCTCTTCTGACCTTCAAGATGTTCAATGTAATGCCAATATTTAGGGATACTGTATTTGAGAGAATGAAAGAAGGGGTTATTGTATTAAATCAAAATGGTGTAATCCTTGATTATAATGATGCTATACTTCCTATCATTCCAAGTCTAAATGCTTCTGTGATTGGAAAACCTTTAAGCAGCCTTCTTATAGGCAACCAAAAGCTTATGAAGATTATTGATAAAGGTGTAGATTGTGACTATGAATGGAATCAAGGGAATAGAAACATTTATCATCAAGTACATTTCTCTCTTGTCGAGGATAATAGGTTAGGGAAAATAGGGAAAATAGTCTCGTTTGTTAATATTACAGAAAAGATAGAAATGCAAAAAATGCTCAAGCAGCTTGCATCTATTGATGGCCTTACACAAGTATACAACCGTACCTATTTTTTAAAAAAAGCAGAAGAAATGCTTTCAGCTTCAACAATTCAAGCAAATGTCTCTCTCATTATGTTTGATATAGATTTTTTCAAAAAAATTAATGATCAATACGGACATGAAGCTGGAGATATCGTTTTATCTCATGTAGCTAAAGTAGCAAAGAAAACCATTCGTGACGAAGATATAATTGGTAGATACGGAGGAGAAGAATTTATCATCCTCCTTCCAGAAACGTCCTTAAATGAAGCATACCGTTTAGCCAATGTTATCCGCCTGAAAGTTTCAGAAAGCTTCGCCACCGTTCACGAAATAAATATATATACTACTTTAAGCTTAGGTGTTTCCCATACAGCCTTTATTACAAATGATGCTGCCGAAACTATTCAAACTTTAATGCGAGAAGCAGATGCCGCACTTTATACTGCCAAACGGAGCGGACGAAATAATGCTCAAATGTTTTTGCCGGAATTTATCAAACAATAA
- a CDS encoding Ger(x)C family spore germination protein: MKLFKLTVIISFSLLFLTGCWDRAELSEVSIVTGVAIDKGKTKKYRLTIETTEAREMNYQTATGMAPSFVYSLEGDAVGEIAHKFNISNASRLVYSHMRLLAISQEVAETGTMDFMDFFDRNREMRDDFSIVIVRGQDAGSLLEVTNMYKKSPSLKIFTQLNTMQKEWGGAPDIKLNDFVRLYNAQGQSPVLAAARLIGDPKKGGNVENLKSEVPESSVVIDSIGVIKNGKLVGFATLKEVRDMLFIQGRIKNTELTVKCIKGDKKFGYRITSTKTKVTAKEKNGLPTFHVKIKAEGYLESTGCTNEFKKESAFEGQEKAINKMMEDEIMRFINKSREEYNADIFGFGEFLREQDYKHFKKYGVQWDQGFAKADINITFAAEVKRTGLRSNPYMMK; encoded by the coding sequence ATGAAATTATTTAAATTAACAGTCATAATAAGCTTTTCACTGCTATTTTTAACAGGCTGCTGGGATAGAGCGGAGCTATCAGAGGTGTCTATCGTAACAGGTGTGGCAATCGATAAAGGAAAAACGAAAAAATACAGGTTAACCATTGAGACCACGGAAGCGAGAGAAATGAATTACCAAACTGCAACAGGCATGGCCCCATCATTTGTTTATTCATTAGAGGGGGATGCAGTAGGAGAAATTGCTCATAAATTTAATATATCTAATGCATCTCGTCTAGTTTACTCTCATATGAGACTCCTTGCAATTAGTCAGGAAGTGGCGGAAACCGGCACGATGGACTTCATGGATTTTTTTGACCGCAACAGAGAAATGCGTGATGACTTTAGTATAGTGATCGTTAGAGGACAAGATGCAGGAAGTTTGTTGGAAGTTACAAATATGTACAAAAAAAGCCCGTCCTTAAAAATCTTTACACAATTGAATACGATGCAGAAAGAGTGGGGCGGGGCACCTGATATTAAGTTAAATGATTTTGTGCGTTTATATAATGCACAAGGTCAGTCTCCTGTCCTTGCAGCAGCCCGATTAATTGGTGATCCAAAAAAAGGAGGAAATGTTGAGAACTTAAAGAGTGAAGTCCCTGAGAGTTCAGTAGTTATTGACTCAATTGGCGTAATCAAAAACGGTAAACTCGTTGGTTTTGCAACATTAAAGGAAGTTAGAGATATGCTCTTTATTCAGGGAAGAATAAAGAATACAGAATTGACGGTTAAATGTATTAAGGGAGATAAGAAGTTTGGCTATCGTATTACTAGCACAAAAACAAAGGTAACAGCGAAAGAGAAAAATGGCCTTCCAACCTTCCATGTTAAAATTAAGGCAGAAGGCTATTTAGAAAGTACAGGTTGTACAAATGAATTTAAAAAGGAGTCTGCTTTTGAAGGGCAGGAAAAAGCTATTAACAAAATGATGGAAGACGAGATAATGCGATTTATTAATAAATCTAGAGAAGAGTATAATGCGGATATATTTGGTTTTGGAGAGTTTTTACGAGAACAAGATTATAAGCACTTTAAGAAATACGGAGTTCAATGGGATCAAGGCTTTGCCAAAGCAGATATAAATATTACTTTCGCTGCAGAAGTAAAAAGAACTGGTTTGAGAAGCAATCCATATATGATGAAATAA
- the ahpC gene encoding alkyl hydroperoxide reductase subunit C, whose amino-acid sequence MSLIGKEVAEFSAKAFHNGEFIDVSEQNLKGQWSVVCFYPADFTFVCPTELEDLQNQYGALKDLGVEVYSVSTDTHFTHKAWHDHSDAIGKIEYIMIGDPSQKISRIFDVLNEEEGLADRGTFIIDPDGVIQTVEINADGIGRDASTLVNKIKAAQYVRNNPGEVCPAKWQEGSETLKPSLDLVGKI is encoded by the coding sequence ATGTCATTAATCGGTAAAGAAGTAGCAGAATTCTCAGCTAAAGCATTTCACAACGGTGAGTTCATCGATGTTTCTGAACAAAATTTAAAAGGTCAATGGAGTGTAGTTTGTTTCTATCCAGCAGATTTCACATTCGTATGCCCAACTGAATTAGAAGACCTTCAAAACCAATATGGTGCTTTGAAAGATCTTGGAGTAGAAGTTTATTCTGTATCTACTGACACTCACTTCACACATAAAGCATGGCACGATCATTCTGATGCTATCGGAAAAATTGAATACATAATGATCGGTGACCCTTCTCAAAAAATCTCTCGTATCTTTGATGTGTTGAATGAAGAAGAAGGCCTTGCTGATCGCGGCACATTCATCATCGATCCAGACGGAGTTATCCAAACAGTTGAAATCAATGCAGACGGAATTGGCCGTGATGCAAGCACGCTTGTAAATAAAATTAAGGCTGCACAATATGTTCGCAACAATCCAGGTGAAGTTTGCCCGGCTAAATGGCAAGAAGGTTCTGAAACACTTAAGCCAAGCCTTGATCTTGTAGGAAAGATCTAA
- the ahpF gene encoding alkyl hydroperoxide reductase subunit F: protein MILDGDIKAQLEQYLQLMEGDVLLKVSAGTDKVSTDMLALVDELATMSPRIKVEKTTLQRTPSFSVNRIGEDTGVIFAGIPLGHEFTSLVLALLQVSGRAPKVDQSLLDQIKNIKGEYHFESYISLTCHNCPDVVQALNVMSIFNPQISHTMIDGGAFKEEVESKDIMAVPTVFVNGEPFGSGRMTLEEILNKIGSGPDASELSSKDPYDVLVVGGGPAGASAAIYAARKGIRTGLVAERFGGQVMDTLGIENFISVKHTEGPKLVASLEEHVKEYGIDVMNLQRAKRLEKKDLIELELENGAVLQSKSVILSTGARWRNVGVPGEAEFKNKGVAYCPHCDGPLFEGKDVAVIGGGNSGIEAAIDLAGIVKHVTVLEFMPELKADKVLQDRLYSLPNVTVLKNVQTKEITGTDKVNGISYIDRDTEEVHHVELQGVFVQIGLVPNTDWLGDTIERTRFGEIVVDRHGATNIPGVFAAGDCTNSAYKQIIISMGSGATAALGAFDYLIRN from the coding sequence ATGATATTAGATGGAGACATTAAAGCACAATTAGAACAATATCTTCAGCTGATGGAAGGCGACGTTTTATTAAAGGTTAGTGCAGGTACTGATAAAGTATCTACTGATATGCTTGCTTTAGTAGATGAACTGGCAACTATGTCGCCAAGAATTAAAGTAGAAAAGACTACTTTACAAAGAACACCAAGCTTCAGTGTTAACCGTATCGGAGAAGACACTGGTGTCATCTTTGCAGGAATTCCATTAGGCCATGAATTTACTTCATTAGTTTTGGCACTGCTTCAGGTTAGCGGAAGAGCTCCTAAAGTAGACCAAAGCTTGCTAGACCAAATTAAGAACATCAAAGGCGAATACCATTTCGAATCGTATATCAGCTTAACTTGCCATAACTGCCCAGATGTTGTTCAAGCATTGAATGTGATGAGCATTTTTAATCCGCAAATATCACATACAATGATTGACGGCGGAGCATTTAAAGAGGAAGTGGAAAGCAAAGATATCATGGCAGTGCCAACTGTTTTCGTAAATGGTGAGCCATTTGGCAGCGGCCGTATGACTTTAGAAGAAATTCTTAATAAAATCGGCAGCGGTCCAGATGCTTCTGAACTTTCTAGTAAAGACCCTTACGACGTACTAGTTGTCGGCGGCGGTCCAGCAGGTGCTAGTGCAGCTATTTATGCAGCACGTAAAGGGATTCGCACAGGGCTTGTTGCTGAACGCTTTGGCGGTCAAGTAATGGATACATTAGGTATTGAGAACTTCATTAGTGTGAAGCATACTGAAGGTCCTAAGCTTGTTGCCAGCCTTGAGGAGCATGTGAAGGAATACGGCATTGATGTAATGAACTTACAGCGTGCTAAGCGTTTAGAAAAGAAAGATTTAATTGAATTAGAGCTGGAGAATGGTGCAGTTCTTCAAAGTAAATCTGTCATTCTTTCTACAGGAGCTCGTTGGAGAAATGTAGGCGTGCCTGGTGAAGCTGAGTTTAAAAACAAAGGTGTTGCGTACTGCCCTCACTGTGACGGACCATTGTTTGAAGGAAAAGACGTAGCTGTTATCGGCGGCGGTAACTCTGGTATTGAGGCTGCAATTGATTTAGCTGGTATTGTAAAGCATGTTACAGTGCTTGAATTCATGCCTGAACTAAAAGCAGATAAAGTACTGCAAGATCGTCTATACAGCCTTCCAAACGTTACAGTATTAAAGAACGTACAAACAAAAGAAATTACCGGTACAGATAAAGTAAACGGTATTTCTTATATCGATCGCGATACAGAAGAGGTTCATCATGTTGAACTTCAAGGTGTGTTTGTTCAGATTGGTCTTGTGCCAAATACTGACTGGTTAGGTGACACAATCGAACGTACTCGCTTCGGTGAAATCGTTGTAGACAGACACGGTGCTACAAACATTCCTGGAGTTTTTGCTGCAGGAGATTGTACAAACAGTGCTTATAAACAGATTATTATTTCCATGGGATCAGGGGCAACGGCGGCTCTAGGCGCATTTGATTATCTGATTCGCAACTAA
- a CDS encoding AraC family transcriptional regulator has translation MELSTLDEYLFSHTEVEKIQRKEKQNINELNLPYALQKVPKIPKEAFFLEGNIFINKQQRFSYTPAHTHDFVEINYMYSGYCTQYINDEKIELKKDHIIVMDKDVVQKVDNIGENDILINILVHENFFSMDILFDSFQSHSIFSEFLLNAIREKSAHSTFLLIDVSGKETILSVLRNMMVEYFNQKHFKQEVMKHYFSILSYELSRILENRAWGEKQNTMDSKMIEIIRYIDCHYQDVSLASLAKTFKFNKNYLSSKIKQNLGKGFFELLNDKRLSVAKKLLRETNMPIADITYEIGYNDPSYFYKMFKQKYGETPLHYRKTR, from the coding sequence ATGGAATTATCGACATTAGATGAGTACCTTTTCAGCCATACAGAAGTTGAAAAGATTCAACGAAAAGAAAAACAAAATATTAACGAGTTAAACCTTCCTTATGCCCTTCAAAAAGTCCCGAAAATCCCAAAAGAGGCATTTTTTCTTGAGGGAAATATTTTTATCAATAAACAGCAAAGATTTTCATACACTCCAGCACACACCCACGACTTTGTTGAAATAAACTATATGTATTCTGGATACTGTACGCAGTATATTAATGATGAAAAAATTGAACTAAAAAAGGACCACATTATCGTAATGGATAAAGATGTGGTCCAAAAAGTTGATAATATTGGAGAAAATGATATTTTAATCAATATTTTAGTACATGAGAATTTTTTCTCGATGGATATTTTGTTTGACTCTTTCCAATCACATTCGATTTTCAGCGAATTTCTGCTTAATGCTATTCGCGAAAAATCCGCTCACAGCACTTTTTTACTGATTGATGTGTCAGGAAAAGAGACGATTTTATCCGTACTACGGAATATGATGGTTGAATATTTTAATCAAAAGCATTTCAAACAGGAGGTTATGAAACATTACTTTTCCATATTAAGTTATGAACTGAGTCGTATACTGGAAAATCGGGCTTGGGGCGAGAAGCAGAACACGATGGACAGTAAAATGATTGAAATCATCCGCTACATAGACTGTCATTATCAGGATGTATCACTTGCTTCCCTTGCAAAAACATTTAAATTTAATAAAAACTACCTGTCTTCTAAAATTAAACAAAATTTAGGGAAAGGTTTTTTTGAATTATTGAACGATAAACGATTAAGCGTAGCAAAAAAACTGCTGCGGGAAACGAATATGCCAATTGCAGATATCACTTATGAAATCGGCTATAATGATCCCAGTTATTTTTACAAAATGTTTAAGCAGAAATATGGAGAAACTCCTTTGCACTATCGGAAAACACGATAA
- a CDS encoding alpha-L-rhamnosidase C-terminal domain-containing protein has translation MNYWIWFPGDFEIYHIMKQNFSREERGFDWPAYWFTAGWNHNVKFKQTYHLKEKTTFTVHAKGKGHVAVTRREEAGSEQVDKYPFEQTITCNPGKITVEVIVCHLEGLPSIFVCGQTIFSDETWLASNYIESDQAVGVSALFVDKEQDPMEFPYTYEQKTPSKIEYVNGGTLLDFGHTITAKTKVTFSERFQPITCCYGESRTEALDVKDCYLKQVINTRDDKDLELLEENTFVTRLRAFRYIFLPNVMEDSVMITAIRQYVEFGGVSQFHSSDQQLNQIWEVADRTFRTCSDIFFLDGVKRDKWVWSGDAYQSYFINRYSFFNKEIVERTILGLRGTNLMQQHLNTIIDYSLYWLISIEEYYQTFSDRRFIEGIYPKMVSLLQYCESQTNEHGFIYGKPGDWVYIDWAEFDISGPLCAEQMLLARAYQSMMSVEKALGMPNGDLQAKSEKLIANIHKYYWDEEKGGFIDSYESGKRNITKHANIFAILFNIVDEKKAAIIKKNVLLNPAINDIHTPYFKFWELEVMAQIGEYSYVLEQVKSYWGGMLAEGATTFWEYYDPNETGAEKYAMYGDKYGKSLCHAWGASPIYLVGRYLLGVQPTAPGYKSFEVAPQVGLFKDFSCELPVGAGQVKVEWSKQQLTVTANVSGGVLHLANRIIPIEREQELIINL, from the coding sequence GTGAATTATTGGATTTGGTTTCCAGGAGATTTTGAAATTTACCATATTATGAAACAAAATTTTAGTCGAGAAGAACGTGGCTTTGATTGGCCTGCCTATTGGTTTACAGCTGGTTGGAACCATAATGTTAAGTTTAAACAAACGTATCATCTCAAAGAAAAGACAACTTTTACGGTACATGCTAAGGGGAAGGGGCATGTAGCTGTTACAAGACGGGAGGAGGCTGGTAGTGAACAAGTCGATAAATACCCATTTGAACAAACTATTACTTGTAATCCAGGTAAAATAACGGTTGAAGTGATTGTTTGTCATTTGGAAGGATTGCCTAGTATCTTTGTGTGCGGGCAAACTATATTTTCTGATGAGACTTGGTTGGCTTCAAACTATATCGAATCAGATCAGGCTGTAGGTGTAAGCGCTCTTTTTGTGGATAAAGAGCAAGATCCGATGGAATTTCCTTACACATATGAACAGAAGACACCCTCGAAGATTGAATATGTAAATGGAGGTACATTGCTAGATTTCGGTCATACCATTACAGCAAAAACAAAAGTGACTTTCTCCGAAAGATTTCAACCTATTACGTGTTGTTATGGTGAGAGCAGGACAGAAGCACTTGATGTTAAGGACTGTTACCTCAAACAAGTGATAAACACTCGTGATGATAAAGACCTTGAACTATTGGAAGAAAACACTTTTGTTACCCGACTGCGAGCGTTTCGCTATATCTTTTTACCCAATGTAATGGAAGATTCAGTAATGATTACTGCTATCCGGCAATATGTTGAGTTCGGCGGAGTAAGTCAGTTCCACTCATCAGATCAGCAGCTCAACCAAATTTGGGAGGTTGCCGATCGCACTTTCCGTACTTGCAGTGATATCTTCTTTTTAGATGGAGTTAAACGGGATAAATGGGTATGGTCGGGAGATGCCTATCAAAGCTATTTCATTAATCGCTATAGTTTTTTCAACAAAGAAATTGTTGAGCGGACAATTCTTGGGCTCCGCGGTACCAATCTTATGCAACAACATCTTAATACAATTATCGATTATTCCCTGTATTGGCTGATAAGCATTGAAGAGTATTATCAAACATTTAGTGATCGCAGATTTATTGAGGGAATTTATCCGAAAATGGTATCCCTGCTGCAATATTGTGAATCCCAAACGAATGAACACGGTTTTATTTACGGTAAACCAGGTGATTGGGTGTATATTGATTGGGCAGAGTTTGATATTTCAGGCCCGCTCTGTGCAGAACAAATGCTGCTGGCCCGTGCTTATCAAAGCATGATGAGCGTTGAGAAAGCATTGGGAATGCCAAATGGAGACTTACAAGCAAAATCAGAAAAGCTAATAGCCAATATCCATAAATATTATTGGGACGAAGAGAAGGGCGGCTTTATAGACAGTTATGAATCTGGTAAACGGAACATAACAAAACATGCTAACATCTTTGCCATACTGTTTAATATAGTTGATGAAAAAAAAGCAGCGATTATTAAAAAGAATGTTTTATTAAATCCAGCAATTAATGATATTCATACACCGTATTTTAAGTTTTGGGAGCTTGAAGTAATGGCACAAATTGGTGAATATTCGTATGTCCTTGAGCAAGTTAAATCCTACTGGGGCGGGATGTTAGCTGAAGGTGCGACGACTTTCTGGGAATATTACGACCCTAACGAAACAGGTGCCGAAAAATATGCAATGTATGGTGATAAATATGGGAAAAGTCTCTGTCACGCATGGGGGGCCAGTCCTATTTATTTAGTCGGGCGTTACCTGTTAGGCGTTCAGCCCACAGCACCAGGGTACAAAAGCTTTGAAGTGGCTCCACAAGTAGGCCTTTTTAAAGATTTCTCCTGTGAATTGCCAGTCGGAGCAGGGCAAGTAAAAGTTGAATGGAGCAAGCAACAACTTACTGTTACAGCAAACGTATCTGGAGGAGTTCTTCATCTAGCTAATCGAATTATTCCTATCGAAAGAGAGCAGGAATTAATTATTAACTTATAA
- a CDS encoding MFS transporter: MEKSQDKLSGKDWFLASVAGVASYLDAALLVSAGIALAIWSDHFGINPWWTGVISTALTLSVAIGALFGGRLSDKFGRVRVFNIDILLVAIGSIIIAFSNSMPMLLIGLIIAGLASGADLPTSLAVITERVSPKHHGKVITITEMFWILGILLSQALGFLTSTMDMTGTRVLFIWIAAIAMINWGIRVFSKKFRQVEHELYEQNAHENNRAQPAQKVSIKAIFASKKYMVPLISITGFYLFWNIPTNTWGSFVNYFLVTINGRTQSYSTALGFFANLAAIAVLFFIYMKLADTKYRYTMMHTGIFLCVLSFVISGIFGGTSWIIFSAAYFIYSACNNLHGESIYKIWTQSFYPPDLRASVTGFSIAVVRILTAVCSVFTPVIMNYSPDLLMWMLVASLVICWAFAAATIKLVKKYNIHDPGIRHSVTNKDTGLSQR; this comes from the coding sequence ATGGAGAAATCACAAGATAAGCTTTCAGGTAAAGACTGGTTTTTAGCAAGTGTTGCAGGTGTTGCTTCCTACCTGGATGCCGCATTGCTTGTCAGCGCCGGCATTGCTCTAGCAATTTGGTCTGACCATTTCGGCATTAATCCATGGTGGACAGGAGTTATCAGCACAGCGCTAACCCTTTCTGTTGCGATCGGGGCATTGTTTGGCGGCCGTTTATCTGATAAATTTGGCCGGGTCCGTGTCTTTAACATCGATATTCTGCTTGTAGCAATCGGCAGTATTATCATCGCCTTTTCTAATAGTATGCCAATGCTACTCATTGGGTTAATTATCGCAGGACTTGCATCAGGGGCAGATCTGCCAACATCGCTTGCTGTCATTACGGAGCGTGTTTCACCGAAACATCATGGTAAAGTTATCACTATTACGGAGATGTTTTGGATTCTCGGGATTCTCCTTTCACAAGCACTTGGTTTCTTAACTTCTACCATGGATATGACAGGGACACGGGTGTTGTTCATTTGGATTGCCGCAATAGCCATGATTAATTGGGGCATTAGGGTGTTTTCCAAAAAGTTTCGTCAAGTTGAACATGAACTTTACGAACAAAATGCACATGAAAATAATCGCGCTCAACCAGCACAAAAAGTTTCCATCAAAGCAATTTTTGCTTCCAAAAAGTATATGGTGCCGCTCATCTCGATTACTGGTTTTTATCTGTTTTGGAATATCCCAACAAATACTTGGGGCTCGTTCGTCAATTATTTCCTTGTTACCATTAACGGACGGACCCAATCATATTCAACTGCACTAGGCTTCTTTGCCAACCTTGCTGCAATTGCCGTTCTCTTTTTCATTTATATGAAATTAGCTGATACTAAATATCGATACACAATGATGCATACCGGAATTTTTCTTTGTGTTCTGTCTTTCGTGATTTCTGGAATTTTTGGCGGAACATCATGGATTATTTTCTCTGCCGCTTACTTTATTTACTCTGCTTGTAATAACTTACATGGAGAATCAATTTATAAAATTTGGACCCAATCATTCTATCCGCCAGATTTGCGGGCAAGCGTCACAGGCTTTTCAATTGCTGTTGTCCGTATTTTAACAGCGGTGTGCTCTGTATTTACACCAGTCATTATGAACTACTCACCAGACCTTCTAATGTGGATGCTAGTTGCCTCACTAGTCATCTGCTGGGCATTCGCAGCTGCAACAATAAAATTAGTAAAAAAATATAATATTCACGATCCTGGAATAAGACATTCTGTAACAAATAAGGATACTGGTCTTTCACAAAGGTGA
- a CDS encoding Rrf2 family transcriptional regulator produces the protein MSISSRFAVGIHILTLIEINKTSVISSEFLASSVNTNPAVIRKIMGMLKNAGLINVRPGIAGAQAAKKLSEITLHDVYKAVNVVQEKELFSIHDNPNPDCPVGRNIQDAVLPLFTIAQSAMEKALSHITIDDVVKDIIEKEKNHESIK, from the coding sequence ATGTCGATCAGCAGTCGTTTTGCTGTTGGTATTCATATACTGACTCTTATTGAAATAAATAAAACAAGTGTTATCTCCTCTGAGTTTCTAGCAAGCAGTGTAAATACAAATCCCGCTGTTATCAGAAAGATAATGGGCATGCTTAAAAATGCCGGCTTAATTAACGTCCGTCCAGGAATTGCCGGAGCTCAAGCAGCAAAAAAGTTATCTGAGATTACTTTGCATGATGTTTATAAAGCTGTAAACGTCGTTCAAGAAAAAGAGCTCTTTAGTATACACGACAACCCAAACCCTGATTGTCCTGTTGGAAGAAATATACAAGACGCAGTACTTCCTCTCTTTACCATTGCTCAATCAGCAATGGAGAAAGCTTTAAGTCATATTACCATTGACGATGTTGTAAAAGATATTATTGAAAAAGAAAAGAATCATGAAAGCATTAAATAG
- a CDS encoding NAD(P)H-dependent oxidoreductase, whose amino-acid sequence MNHLVIYAHPNEESFNHAILGTVVESLQEKSHEVMVRDLYAIGIDPVLKFDGKGEVDPEIKKEQEYISKADVITLIYPIWWTGMPAILKGYIDRVYSYGFAYQYNTDGGIDKLLAGKKGLIINTHGTPKDIYDSIGMTEALKKTSTTGIFEFCGIESVGHLTFGSVPSVDDSTRKGMLEEIKNEVNSLF is encoded by the coding sequence ATGAATCATTTAGTTATTTATGCACATCCAAACGAAGAAAGCTTTAACCATGCTATTCTCGGTACGGTCGTTGAGTCTTTACAAGAGAAAAGTCATGAAGTTATGGTTAGGGATTTATATGCAATTGGGATAGACCCGGTTTTAAAGTTTGATGGTAAGGGTGAAGTAGATCCAGAAATTAAAAAAGAACAAGAATATATCAGCAAAGCAGACGTTATTACACTCATTTATCCAATCTGGTGGACAGGAATGCCGGCTATTTTAAAAGGCTATATTGACAGAGTGTACTCCTACGGATTTGCTTATCAGTACAATACTGATGGTGGTATAGATAAGCTGCTAGCAGGGAAGAAAGGTCTTATTATCAATACTCACGGAACACCGAAGGATATTTATGATTCTATTGGAATGACAGAAGCACTAAAGAAAACCTCTACAACAGGAATATTTGAATTTTGCGGTATTGAAAGTGTTGGTCATTTAACTTTTGGCAGCGTTCCTTCAGTGGATGATTCAACAAGAAAAGGAATGCTTGAAGAAATTAAAAACGAAGTAAACTCATTGTTTTAA